GCTGCCACCGGCGGTGCGGTGCCCGCCCAACTCGGCGGCACCGACAACGAACCGACGGACGCGGCCTGACCCAGGCCTGCCGACATCGAGGAGCTGGCCGCACCCAATCCGGCAAGACCTGAAATCCCCTGCGCGCCAGAGCCGATGCCGGCCGCGGCGCTAACTGGCGATAGTCCGCTTAGACCTCCGGTTGCCGGCGTCGGGCCGAGTCCCAGGAAAGCTTGCACCGCCTGCAGTGGGTTGATGGCACCGGTCGAGGTCAACGTGTTCCACACGTTAGCGTTCGGGCCCCACGCGCTCCAGAAGCTGTCGAGCTGTGAGTTACCGGATGAACCGCCGGTCAGCAGGCCCCCGAGCGCAGAAAGCGTCGAGGTTTGCGACGACGCGGACGACGCCGGTGCGGCCATTCCCTGCAGCGTGCCCGGTAGTGCGGACGTCAACTCCGACAGCGCTGCCTGCGTGCTGGACCCGGCGACCTGGCTGGTCGCGGCGGCCTGTCCGGCGAGCGCTCCGGCCGTCGTGGTTTGCGGCGCGGTGGCGAATGTCGGGACCTTGGCCGCTACTGCTGACTGCGCGGCGTAGCCGTACATCGCCGCGGCGTCCTGCGCCCACATCTGGGCGTAATGGGCCTCGGTGGCCGCGATCGCCGGTCCATTCTGGCCGAGCAGATTCGTTGCGATCAACGCGGCCAATTGGCTTCGGTTGGCGGCGATGACCAGAGGCGGCACGGTCAGCCCGTAGGCGGACTCGTAGGCGGCTGCCGCGGCCCGCGCCTGGCCGGCGGTCTGCTCGGCCTGGGCGGCTGTGGTGTTCATCCACGACGTGTATTGCGCTGCGGCGGAAGCCATCGCCGTCGAGGCCGGACCCTGCCAGCTGTCACCGGTCAAGTTCGACACGATGACGTCGTAATCGGCTGCGTGCGAACGCAATTCGGATGCCAACGCGGCCCAAGCGTTTGCGGCCGAGATCATCGGCGCCGATCCCGGACCGGCGTACATTTTGGCGGAGTTGACTTCGGGCGGGAATGCGCCGAAGTCGAAGGGTGCATTCATCGTGGCACTCCTCTCGGATCGCTGACGCCGCGCCGGTGCCGAGGCATGACAGCCCGACGCGCGCGTGAAAAGGCAAGCGCGCGTGACGGACTGAAGCGGTCGCGGCCGATTCAGGGGATGATGTGAGCGCCGGGGCCGGATCCAGACGAAACGGTCACCGGTCTCGGATAAGGACTCTCACTCGGACTCATCTCGCCTCACCTCCTCGCGGCCAGGGCACTCGGGGGTGCCGACTCGGTGCACACGGGACGGGGCGGACCCAGCAGATGAGCCGGCCGCCGCACCCCTCTCGACAGAGCTTCGGCACTGCGCGGCGTATCCCGAGCCATTTAGGCCTGGAAGCCACTTGGGCTCAACCCTTAAGCCGGGAAGAGCTGTCCTGACCCTGGGTGTCTTTCGACATTTGAGGTCAGTGGCCTGTATCCGCGCAGACGCCTCACCTAGCGAGGTGCTTGCTCGGGTCATGGTTCCACCCGGACCGAAGGGAGTCAACTCGTCGCGCAGGCGGATCCGAAAGTGCGGCGAGCCGAAATCGTCCCATCGAGATCGACGACACCAGGTCCAGTGAGCTGCCTAGGCGTCAAAAGCGTTGCGTAACAGCCTTACTCCGCGGCGGCAGCCGGAGGTCCCGGGGGGGTCAGTCGCTCTTCTTCTCGGCCACGGCGGCACTGAGCCCCTCGTTGAGGTCTTCGCGGGTCAATTCCTTGAACCGGCGCAACTGGTCGTCGCTGAACTCGTCGACGTCGCTGGCCAGCACCGCGTCGAGATCTTCGTCGTCGAGGCGGAAGCTACGGTGATCGCGGGCCTTCTCGACCACGTTGCGCACGAATCCGGCGTTGCCCAGGGTGTCGATGCCGCGAATCAGGTCCCCGTCGGGCGAGATGGTCTCGTCGTCGTAAAACCTTGTGTAGGACGGCAGCAGACTCTCGGCGGCGTCGTCGGTGATGATGTCTTCGTTTTCCCGGCCCATCAGCTGGGTCAGCGCGACGAGTTCCTTGGGGTTGTAGCTGAAAAACTCGATGACAGTGGAGAATCGGCGTCGCAGACCCTGGTTGACCTCGAGCATCTTGTCCATCGCCTTGGCATACCCGGCGCCGAAGACCACCAACTCGTCGCGGTGGTTCTCCATGTAGAGCAGCAAGGTGTTGATGATCGCGTTTCCGTACGCGTCCCCGGTGGAGTAACCGCTTTCGTGCAGGTTGTGCATCTCGTCGAAGAAGACGGCGCCGCCGCGCGCCTCCTCGAGCATCTCCTCGGTGTTCTTCTCGGCATCGGCCATGTAGCGACCGAGCAATTTGGCACGGCTGGTTTCGACTACCAAAGGCTTGCGCAGCACGGTCAGGCCGCACAGTTGCTTCGAAAACGCCCGTGCCACAGATGTTTTACCGGTTCCAGGAGGTCCCAATAAGAGGGTGTGGCGCGAGGTGACGGGCACCGGAAGGCCCATTTTCGCGCGCGCCAGGTTCACCTTGGTGGTGGATTTGATCAGCTTGATTTCCCGCTTGGCCGCTTCCATGCCGAGCATCGAATTCAGCTCGGCATCGCCTTCTTCCAGGTATTTCTTCGCCATCTCGGCGTGCCGGGCGGCCTCGGCCTGCTCGCGGGTCGGCGCGCTGTCGGCGTCCCACGGATCCGTGCGCGCCTCAATGGTTTCCGGGTCGGTCAGCACCAGGCGGTAGCTGGGATTTTCCAGCGCTTCACGGGCCGGGGTGAACTTCGCATCGCGCGAGTACACCCGGCGCAGGCTCTCGATCGCCTCTTCTTCGCGGCCCAGGTGACGCAAGCACATCCCCTGGGTGTACAGCGCGACGTTGGCTGCGGCAGGCACCCGGTCGCCCTCGATCGCCTCCTGCGCGCGGCGAGTCGCCTCCTCGAACACTCCCAACGACGCCAGCGCGGTGGTCGCCATTGCAGCCCCGGCGGCTTTCAACTCGGGGTGACGCCAGCCGGCTCCCGGCGGGAACTGCGACAGCACATCAGGCCAACGACCCGTGCGAAAGTAGAGCAGCCCGCGGACATACTTGACCAATTCTTCGTCAGAGGCGTGCCGCGGGGTGATCGAGTCGAGCAGCTCGGCCGCTTCGGCGTACCGTTTCGCTTCCGTGAGCGCCGCGGCGTAGCCCGCAGCCAGCGACTCCACGCTGGTCACCGCCAGCTTCAGGAACATCCCGTCGGAAACTTCGGGACGGAACTCCAGCTCAGTGAGGCCGAGGCGGCGCATCTCCCAGCCGAACGTCCGGACGGAACTCCATGCGCCGGTGAGCACCTCGATGCTCTGGTCACCCGCCAACAGCCGGGCCAGCCACGCGTCGCACATCTCCGGGTCGAGACTGGTGGCCGTGGTGAACATGCGCAGGGCCACCTGCGGATTGTGGCTGGGCTGAAGCCCATTGACCGAAATGCCGGAAGCGAGGAGACCCGCGACCATCGCATTGCGCGAGTCCGGCGCGCTGGTTTGCGGACGCGTCATCCTGCCATCGTAAGGGTTAGGCGCCGTTCTCCGGCGCCCCCGCGGTCGCTCCCACCGGCACCAGGATGTCCTCGCTACGGGTCAACGTGCGGCTCGGCATGGGCAACGGGCGACGGGCGGTTGGCGCCGGGAGGCTCGCGGCGACCGCGCCCAGTTGGCGTCCGGTCAGCCGGTTCAAACCGCTGAAGGCCTCTTTCCGGAGTCGCTGGTGGCTGTGGTAGCGCACCCACACCGACACGTCGGCCTCTTGGCCTTCCGCGATGATGCGGATCGTCATGACGGTGACGTCGGCGTCGGTCAGCCAGAGCTCCTCGAGCGTCTCGCTGGTGATGTCACCGGGCGACACCCAGAAGCTGGTCACGAAGCCGTCCGGAGTCTTCAGGTAGCGCCAGAACGGGCGGACGTGAGCCGGCTGCAGCCCGGCGAGCACGGCACCGTCGACCTCAGCGATTTCGTCGGCGGTCAGCGGCCGGGCGGCGCAGCTGCGCCCGTCCAAGTCATGCGCCAGCCGTTCGGCGGCGGCGGCGAGGGTGCAGGCCACCGAGTCACGCGCGGCAACGGCATTCACGTTGTGCTGCGGGTCCATCCGCAAAACCAGCCAGGTGTTGCGCTCTTCGATCGGGCGTCGACCGCCGCCGAAGTCGTCGGCGACCGCGGACTTGACGTCCTTGCTGCCCTGACGCGTGCCGACCGACACGATATCGACGCTGTCCAACCGAACATCAAACTGCCGCAACGAGGTAACGACCGCTTCCAGCGGGATGCTTGCTGACGACCCTTCACGATGGCGGTGCCGGCCGGCCTCGCCCGCCCCGTCCACCGAGATCACCGCGATCAGCTGGCCCTCGTGCTCACGGATTCCGACCGTTTCGCGGCTGAACTGACGACGATGGTCGACGGCCGGGGTGCAGCCAA
This genomic stretch from Mycobacterium paraterrae harbors:
- the eccE gene encoding type VII secretion protein EccE, with amino-acid sequence MKAQREYGLSLTWERVTTVFLIDVALLVVTSRLPDSWQAGRNLCFWIGVGLAVILTVAALLTNGGVPVSSAPIARIRNWYADPEALTVGCTPAVDHRRQFSRETVGIREHEGQLIAVISVDGAGEAGRHRHREGSSASIPLEAVVTSLRQFDVRLDSVDIVSVGTRQGSKDVKSAVADDFGGGRRPIEERNTWLVLRMDPQHNVNAVAARDSVACTLAAAAERLAHDLDGRSCAARPLTADEIAEVDGAVLAGLQPAHVRPFWRYLKTPDGFVTSFWVSPGDITSETLEELWLTDADVTVMTIRIIAEGQEADVSVWVRYHSHQRLRKEAFSGLNRLTGRQLGAVAASLPAPTARRPLPMPSRTLTRSEDILVPVGATAGAPENGA
- a CDS encoding PPE family protein, whose amino-acid sequence is MNAPFDFGAFPPEVNSAKMYAGPGSAPMISAANAWAALASELRSHAADYDVIVSNLTGDSWQGPASTAMASAAAQYTSWMNTTAAQAEQTAGQARAAAAAYESAYGLTVPPLVIAANRSQLAALIATNLLGQNGPAIAATEAHYAQMWAQDAAAMYGYAAQSAVAAKVPTFATAPQTTTAGALAGQAAATSQVAGSSTQAALSELTSALPGTLQGMAAPASSASSQTSTLSALGGLLTGGSSGNSQLDSFWSAWGPNANVWNTLTSTGAINPLQAVQAFLGLGPTPATGGLSGLSPVSAAAGIGSGAQGISGLAGLGAASSSMSAGLGQAASVGSLSVPPSWAGTAPPVAAALTPAPGGTSLATPPEMAGVPGVAPTGAAVGARAGASAGIADNRFLIRPPMVPSWAAVG
- the eccA gene encoding type VII secretion AAA-ATPase EccA; amino-acid sequence: MTRPQTSAPDSRNAMVAGLLASGISVNGLQPSHNPQVALRMFTTATSLDPEMCDAWLARLLAGDQSIEVLTGAWSSVRTFGWEMRRLGLTELEFRPEVSDGMFLKLAVTSVESLAAGYAAALTEAKRYAEAAELLDSITPRHASDEELVKYVRGLLYFRTGRWPDVLSQFPPGAGWRHPELKAAGAAMATTALASLGVFEEATRRAQEAIEGDRVPAAANVALYTQGMCLRHLGREEEAIESLRRVYSRDAKFTPAREALENPSYRLVLTDPETIEARTDPWDADSAPTREQAEAARHAEMAKKYLEEGDAELNSMLGMEAAKREIKLIKSTTKVNLARAKMGLPVPVTSRHTLLLGPPGTGKTSVARAFSKQLCGLTVLRKPLVVETSRAKLLGRYMADAEKNTEEMLEEARGGAVFFDEMHNLHESGYSTGDAYGNAIINTLLLYMENHRDELVVFGAGYAKAMDKMLEVNQGLRRRFSTVIEFFSYNPKELVALTQLMGRENEDIITDDAAESLLPSYTRFYDDETISPDGDLIRGIDTLGNAGFVRNVVEKARDHRSFRLDDEDLDAVLASDVDEFSDDQLRRFKELTREDLNEGLSAAVAEKKSD